GCGCAGAATTTGAGACAAAAAATCCAAAGAGAGTTATCTGTCCTAATTGTTTGTATCCTGACAGAAAAGATTTATCACTAAATTCTTATAACGATGTTTTAAAACAACCTGAAGATGTTTCGGAAAAACAGCCGGAAAAACCGTCTGAACAATCTACACAGGAAAAACCCGGCGGTTATTCAGCAGGTGGCGGCTACTCTGCAGGTGGAAATCAAAATTATAATTCCCCACAAAGAAGACCCTATCCGCAACAAGGCGGATTTGGTGCGCAGGGCGGATATAATTCACCGAGACCACAGCAGGGAGGCTACAATAATCAAGGCGGCGGATATAATTCACCAAGACCGCAACAAGGCGGATTTGGTTCACAGGGCGGATATAACTCACCGAGACCGCAGCAGGGCGGTTATAACAACCAAGGTGGCGGATATAATTCCCCGAGACCGCAACAAGGCGGATTTGGCTCACAAGGAGGATATAATTCCCAAAGACCTCCACAGCAGGGCGGATTTGCTCCACAGAGCGGCGGATTCAGAAGACCTCCGCAGCAAGGTGGATTTACTCCACAGAGCGGCGGATTCAGAAGACCTCCGCAGCAAGGCGGATTTGCTCCACAAGGCGGCGGATTCAGAAGACCTCCGCAGCAAGGCGGATTCAACAGAGGACCGGGTGGCTTTAACAGAGGCGGCCCTCGCAGGCCTATGGCTTCTCAAAAACCATTATTAATTAGCAGGGAACAGGTTGCAGAGATTGAAACACTTTATAAAGCAATGCTTCCGCTTCCTAATCCTGATTGTCACGAAGTAATCGGGCAGCAAATGCAACTTGAACCCAACAAAGTTTTCTTTGGCATAAACCTTATCAGACAAAAAATGTTTCTGCCGAAACTTCCTTATCCAAAAAGAAAACTCGCGGTTTCTCCCGATCAGTTGACTGCAATACAGAACTTATACACTCCTTTGTTGCCATTACCTCCTATAGGCTGCCATAAATTTATTTCAAAACAGCTGAAAATGGATGAATGGCGAGTTCATGTAGGTATAGGCATTATCAGGAAACAGATGGATCTTCCTCGCTGGAATCCGGATAGAGCCGACGCTCCTGAAGAATTCAAAAATCAGGTAAAGAAAACTGCTGAACCCGAACAGGAATAAAAGTTTTTCATGTGTAATGCAAAATTTTTAAATCTTTTGAATCCTGTTAGCTTCATAAGCTATGGATTTTTTCTTTATTCGATTTTTAATATATTTACCGGTGTAACTTATGTTAAAAAAAGTTATGAACTCTGGTATACACCTGTTTATTACGCAGAAGACCGTGTTCGCTTTACTATAAACGTGGCTCTTAATATGATTTTTGCTTTAATTTTATTTGACCTTGTTAATAATGTAGGGATAATTAATTTTTTTAAAAATTTAATAAATATTTCTTGAAAACAACTCTAAATAGGTGAAAACAATGTTTAAAAAACTAAAAGACGGCATAAATAAAATTAAATATACTGTATTCAAAGACAAAAGAATTGCCCTGATTAAACTGGAAGGAATTATTTTGGATTCGGGTTACTTATCCAGCTCCTCAAAAATAATAGAATCTCTGAAAAATGTTAAAACTCTGGGCATAAAAACAATTGTGCTTCGAATTAACAGCCCTGGTGGGACTGTCGGTGCCTCTCAGGAAATTTACACAGAAATAAAAAAACTTCAGAAAGACGGCACAAAAGTTGTTGTTTCTCTTGGCGATGTGGCAGCAAGCGGAGGCTTGTATGTTGCTGTTGCGGGAGACAAAATTGTAAGCAATCCGGGAACAGTTACAGGCTCAATAGGTGTAATTATAAAATCAAGCGTAATCAAGGATTTATATAAAAAAATAGGAATAGAACATCAAATAGTCAAGTCAGGTCCATATAAAGATATTCTTTCCCAGACAAGATTCTTTACTGAAGAAGAAAAAACAATTCTTCAAGAACTTATAGACGTTACTTATAACCAATTTGTAAAAACCATTTCTGAAAACAGAAACATAGACATAGAAGAAGTCAAAAAATTTGCTGACGGAAGAATATTTACGGGCGCTCAAGCTAAAGAGTACGGTATTGTTGACAGCATAGGTTCGCAATCCGATGCAATTGACCTTGCCGCAGAACTTGCAGAAATCAAAGGCGAGCCGGTAGTAGTTGAAATCACTTCCAAAAAGAGCCTTCTGCAAAAAATTTCAGGCGCAAACGTATCAGCAATCCTTGAAAAAGCCGGAATCAATTCCGTCCATTCCAGAATTCCTCTATGGATTATGCCTGAAAATTAATCGCTATATCCATAAGTTTCTATTTTCCAAAGGCAATAAGGTGTTTCTTTGTCTGTACCTTTTGAACTGCAAGTATTTGCGCTGCATCCGCCCCTGCATAAATCACCATATTTGCATTTACG
The genomic region above belongs to bacterium and contains:
- the sppA gene encoding signal peptide peptidase SppA — protein: MFKKLKDGINKIKYTVFKDKRIALIKLEGIILDSGYLSSSSKIIESLKNVKTLGIKTIVLRINSPGGTVGASQEIYTEIKKLQKDGTKVVVSLGDVAASGGLYVAVAGDKIVSNPGTVTGSIGVIIKSSVIKDLYKKIGIEHQIVKSGPYKDILSQTRFFTEEEKTILQELIDVTYNQFVKTISENRNIDIEEVKKFADGRIFTGAQAKEYGIVDSIGSQSDAIDLAAELAEIKGEPVVVEITSKKSLLQKISGANVSAILEKAGINSVHSRIPLWIMPEN